A single window of Pseudarthrobacter psychrotolerans DNA harbors:
- a CDS encoding alpha-amylase family glycosyl hydrolase — protein sequence MSTTATLATLSDSDRLADPNWWRQAAVYQIYPRSFSDSNGDGMGDIKGITAKVPYLKGLGIDAVWLSPFYPSALADGGYDVDDYRDVDPKLGTLADFDEMAKALHAAGIKLIADIVPNHSSNRHEWFKEALASPKGSAARERYIFRDGKGPNGEFPPSDWDSVFGGPAWERVTEPDGTPGQWYMHIFAKEQPDLNWSSREVRDDFLKTLRFWSDRGVDGFRVDVAHALTKDLTEPLLSKLELTAANTGTDGFDDGSHPFWDRDDVHDIYVEWREVFNEYNPPRTAVAEAWVHATRRARYASPEGLGQAFNFDLLQADFNAEDFREIITRNLAEAAATGASSTWVFSNHDVVRHATRYGLPKTSARKKHAKGQDGKDWLLAGGPKEELDVEVGERRARAATLLMLAVPGSAYLYQGEELGLQEVAEIPDAERQDPVFFRNKGVEVGRDGCRVPLPWKVEGTSFGFGDGGAHLPQPDWFSKYAVEAQDGTANSTLELYRKALKLRRELQASEELEWVETGNPEVLHFRRPGSWQSVTNFGDTAVDLPAGTVLVTSSPLVDGKLGAHSTVWLR from the coding sequence TTGTCCACCACTGCCACCCTGGCAACCCTGTCCGATTCTGACCGTCTGGCCGATCCCAACTGGTGGCGCCAGGCCGCGGTCTACCAGATCTATCCGCGCAGCTTCTCCGATTCAAACGGTGACGGCATGGGTGACATAAAGGGCATCACGGCCAAGGTCCCGTACCTGAAGGGACTGGGGATCGACGCCGTCTGGCTCAGCCCGTTCTACCCGTCAGCCCTGGCCGACGGCGGCTACGATGTGGACGACTACCGCGACGTGGACCCCAAGCTGGGTACGCTGGCGGACTTCGACGAGATGGCCAAGGCGCTGCACGCCGCCGGCATCAAGCTGATCGCCGACATCGTCCCCAACCATTCTTCGAACCGGCACGAATGGTTCAAGGAGGCGCTCGCCTCGCCGAAGGGTTCCGCCGCGCGTGAGCGCTACATTTTCCGTGACGGCAAGGGACCCAACGGCGAATTCCCGCCGTCGGACTGGGACTCCGTCTTCGGCGGACCGGCCTGGGAACGTGTCACCGAGCCGGACGGCACCCCCGGCCAGTGGTACATGCACATCTTCGCCAAGGAGCAGCCGGACCTGAACTGGTCGAGCCGCGAGGTCCGCGATGACTTCCTCAAGACCCTGCGCTTCTGGTCCGACCGCGGCGTGGACGGCTTCCGCGTGGACGTGGCCCACGCCCTCACCAAGGACCTCACCGAACCGCTCCTCTCCAAGCTGGAACTGACTGCGGCCAACACCGGTACCGACGGGTTCGACGACGGCTCGCACCCGTTCTGGGACCGCGACGACGTGCACGACATCTACGTCGAATGGCGCGAGGTGTTCAACGAATACAACCCGCCGCGGACCGCCGTGGCCGAAGCATGGGTCCACGCCACCCGCCGGGCCCGCTACGCCAGCCCGGAGGGCCTCGGCCAGGCCTTCAACTTCGACCTGCTCCAGGCCGACTTCAACGCCGAGGATTTCCGCGAAATCATCACCCGCAACCTCGCCGAAGCCGCCGCGACCGGCGCTTCCTCCACCTGGGTTTTCTCCAACCACGACGTCGTCCGTCACGCCACACGCTACGGCCTGCCGAAGACGTCCGCGCGCAAGAAGCACGCCAAGGGCCAGGACGGGAAGGACTGGCTGCTGGCCGGCGGCCCCAAGGAGGAATTGGACGTGGAGGTCGGCGAGCGCCGTGCCCGCGCCGCCACCCTGCTGATGCTCGCGGTTCCCGGTTCCGCCTACCTGTACCAGGGCGAGGAACTGGGGCTGCAGGAAGTGGCAGAGATTCCCGACGCCGAACGCCAGGACCCCGTCTTCTTCCGGAACAAGGGTGTTGAGGTGGGCCGTGACGGCTGCCGCGTGCCGCTGCCCTGGAAGGTTGAGGGGACCTCCTTCGGCTTTGGCGACGGCGGCGCGCACCTGCCGCAGCCGGACTGGTTCAGCAAGTACGCGGTGGAGGCGCAGGACGGCACCGCCAACTCCACCCTGGAGCTTTACCGCAAGGCTCTGAAGCTGCGCCGCGAGCTGCAGGCCAGCGAGGAGCTGGAGTGGGTGGAGACCGGCAACCCCGAGGTCCTGCACTTCCGCCGGCCCGGTAGCTGGCAGTCCGTCACCAACTTCGGGGACACCGCCGTCGACCTGCCGGCAGGTACCGTCCTGGTCACCAGCTCCCCGCTCGTGGACGGCAAGCTGGGCGCCCACAGCACCGTCTGGCTGCGCTGA
- a CDS encoding carbohydrate ABC transporter permease encodes MTTSLLPQRRTRILTKRPSAREGFKINWWLTSLMLVASLTVLLPLYFTVSMALKSPDQIGTGTGLAWPNPMNWENFAAAYVATNFPRAFMSTAFVTVFSVLGSLACSSLVAYAIARNWNHRFFRGSFVYLLSAMFIPFPVIILPLIKQTALLGLDNPAGVVFLHVLGGISFNALLYIAFVRSIPVELEESARMDGATTWQVFRKIIFPLLAPMNATVGIFAFLGSWNDFLLPQMMIADPALQTLPVVQMLFQGEFNTNYSLAFASYLMAMAPTLVVYILAQRWVLSGVMRGAVK; translated from the coding sequence GTGACTACATCGCTACTTCCGCAGCGCAGGACCCGCATCCTCACAAAACGCCCGTCCGCCCGCGAGGGCTTCAAGATCAACTGGTGGCTCACCTCCCTCATGCTGGTGGCTTCCCTGACAGTCCTGCTGCCGCTGTACTTCACCGTGTCCATGGCACTGAAGTCCCCGGACCAGATCGGCACCGGGACGGGGCTTGCCTGGCCGAACCCGATGAACTGGGAGAACTTCGCGGCAGCGTACGTCGCTACGAACTTCCCGCGTGCGTTTATGTCCACGGCCTTTGTCACCGTCTTCAGCGTCCTGGGCTCGCTTGCCTGCAGCTCGCTGGTGGCGTACGCCATCGCACGGAACTGGAACCACCGGTTCTTCCGCGGTTCCTTTGTGTACCTGCTCTCGGCCATGTTCATCCCTTTTCCGGTGATCATCCTTCCCCTGATCAAGCAGACAGCACTCCTTGGCCTGGACAACCCGGCCGGCGTCGTTTTCCTGCACGTGCTGGGCGGAATCTCGTTCAACGCGCTGCTGTATATCGCCTTCGTCCGCTCCATTCCGGTGGAGCTGGAGGAATCGGCCCGGATGGACGGCGCCACCACCTGGCAGGTGTTCCGGAAGATCATCTTCCCGCTGCTCGCCCCGATGAACGCCACCGTGGGCATCTTCGCCTTCCTGGGTTCGTGGAACGACTTCCTGCTGCCGCAGATGATGATCGCAGACCCGGCCCTCCAGACCCTCCCCGTGGTCCAAATGCTGTTCCAGGGCGAGTTCAACACCAACTACAGCCTCGCGTTCGCGTCCTACCTGATGGCCATGGCCCCCACCTTGGTGGTTTACATCCTGGCCCAACGTTGGGTACTGTCCGGAGTCATGCGCGGGGCCGTTAAGTAG
- a CDS encoding sugar ABC transporter permease translates to MRRSPRWIDPTYYWMVVPVLALFAFFITLPALVGVFFSLTNYAGYGDWKFIGYANYVNIFKDPAILQSYIFTFVFALTTTVVVNIVALAIALGLNAKIKWRTGIRTVFFIPMVLSALVVSFVFNYLFSNTLPVLAERLGFSPLATSILANENLAWLAIVLVTVWQAAPGATIIYLAGLQSVPAEVYEAADLDGAGSFRQFLSLTLPLILGYLVINVILGFKGFLGTYEIIVGLTGGGPGMATQSVAMRIFSGFTGGDYSYQMANAVIYFLITLLISVIQLRLIQRRGVSL, encoded by the coding sequence ATGCGACGGTCCCCACGATGGATCGACCCCACGTATTACTGGATGGTGGTGCCGGTACTGGCGCTCTTCGCCTTCTTTATCACCCTGCCTGCACTGGTAGGCGTCTTTTTCAGCCTGACAAACTACGCCGGCTACGGAGACTGGAAGTTCATCGGCTACGCCAACTACGTCAACATCTTCAAGGATCCGGCAATCCTGCAGTCCTACATCTTCACGTTTGTCTTCGCGCTGACCACCACCGTGGTGGTCAATATCGTGGCCCTCGCGATCGCCCTGGGACTGAATGCGAAAATCAAGTGGCGCACCGGTATCCGCACCGTGTTCTTCATCCCCATGGTGCTCTCGGCCCTGGTAGTGTCGTTCGTCTTCAACTATTTGTTCTCCAACACCCTGCCGGTGCTAGCTGAGCGGCTCGGCTTTTCGCCTCTTGCCACCAGCATCCTGGCCAACGAAAACCTCGCCTGGCTGGCCATTGTCCTGGTCACGGTGTGGCAGGCGGCGCCCGGGGCGACCATCATTTACCTCGCGGGTCTCCAGAGCGTGCCCGCCGAAGTCTACGAAGCCGCTGACCTGGACGGCGCAGGCAGTTTCCGGCAATTCCTCAGCCTCACGCTGCCCCTCATCCTAGGTTATCTCGTCATCAATGTGATCCTCGGCTTCAAGGGATTCCTGGGGACTTACGAGATCATCGTGGGCCTCACCGGCGGCGGGCCTGGCATGGCAACCCAGTCGGTGGCCATGCGCATCTTCTCCGGCTTCACGGGCGGCGACTATTCCTACCAGATGGCAAATGCCGTCATCTACTTCCTGATCACCTTGCTGATCTCCGTCATCCAGCTGCGCCTCATCCAGCGCCGGGGGGTATCTCTCTAG
- a CDS encoding extracellular solute-binding protein: MLPSRRSLFRVAGLAGAAALIPLSGCASNAGQPNGVTTLRFMQNKPEVVNYFDQVIKGFEALNPDIRVIQDFNEGNFVPGLVRNDPPDVVTRGFAQATADFVKKGIFADLSDLPAASTIDPQMQELISSWGQYNGNEVNALPFSLAAAGVIYNRDIFDANGVAVPTTWDEFVAACETFKTAGITPIYGTFKDPWTLAQGMFDYVSGGLLDTAEFFARIKAKGADISASAAESFTTNFGPLLPQMLQLVSFSQNGAASKNYADGNAAFAKGQAAMYLQGPWALSQLVSANKVIRVGTFPLPVTNNPEETKARVNVDMALSITRNTPNMAAARRFVGYLLEPSVVNTYNEKNAAFSPLKDAPPVTNPQISGLDESVREARYYQGAGTYFPPSVPLHNYIQSFVYSKNGDQFLAALDDEWRRVAERTAV, encoded by the coding sequence ATGCTGCCCAGCAGGCGCTCCCTCTTCCGGGTAGCCGGTCTGGCCGGGGCGGCAGCCCTCATTCCGCTCTCCGGCTGTGCCAGCAATGCAGGCCAGCCGAACGGTGTCACCACTCTCCGCTTCATGCAGAACAAGCCGGAGGTGGTGAACTACTTCGACCAGGTCATCAAGGGCTTCGAGGCGCTCAATCCTGATATCCGGGTGATCCAAGACTTCAACGAGGGCAACTTTGTCCCCGGCCTGGTCCGGAACGATCCGCCCGACGTCGTGACCCGAGGCTTCGCGCAGGCAACTGCCGACTTCGTGAAGAAGGGTATCTTTGCCGACCTCAGCGACCTCCCCGCAGCGTCCACCATTGATCCTCAGATGCAGGAGCTCATCAGCTCCTGGGGCCAGTACAACGGCAACGAGGTCAACGCCCTGCCGTTCTCCTTGGCTGCGGCCGGCGTCATCTACAACCGGGACATCTTCGACGCCAATGGCGTAGCCGTCCCCACCACCTGGGACGAATTCGTGGCAGCCTGTGAAACCTTCAAAACGGCCGGCATCACGCCGATTTACGGAACGTTCAAAGACCCCTGGACCCTGGCGCAGGGCATGTTCGACTACGTCTCCGGCGGCTTACTGGACACGGCGGAATTCTTCGCCAGGATCAAGGCCAAGGGTGCCGATATCAGCGCGAGTGCCGCCGAATCCTTCACCACCAACTTCGGGCCCTTGCTGCCCCAGATGCTCCAGCTCGTTTCCTTTTCCCAGAACGGCGCCGCCAGCAAGAACTACGCGGACGGAAATGCTGCCTTCGCCAAAGGACAGGCCGCCATGTACCTCCAGGGACCCTGGGCCCTGTCGCAGCTGGTTTCCGCCAACAAGGTCATCAGGGTTGGTACATTCCCGCTACCCGTTACGAACAACCCGGAGGAAACCAAGGCCCGGGTGAACGTGGACATGGCACTGTCCATCACCAGGAACACTCCCAACATGGCTGCGGCCCGGCGTTTCGTCGGTTACCTGCTGGAACCCTCGGTGGTGAACACGTACAACGAAAAGAACGCCGCCTTCTCGCCGCTCAAGGACGCCCCGCCGGTGACCAACCCGCAGATCAGCGGACTGGACGAATCGGTCAGGGAAGCCCGCTACTACCAGGGCGCCGGCACCTACTTCCCGCCGTCGGTGCCGCTGCATAACTACATCCAGTCCTTTGTGTACAGCAAGAACGGCGATCAGTTCCTCGCCGCCCTCGACGACGAATGGCGCCGCGTCGCCGAACGGACGGCGGTCTGA
- a CDS encoding ROK family transcriptional regulator: MTEISVATPQLLRRVSAGAVLDFMRASEAVTVTEVMEATGLTRATAIAVCEDLMQRGWIRELENQRAFGGYQKGRPARRFELNERAGYVLGMDVGVSKATVVVSDLRGKAIGRTSQPFAEAEIPAEERIAVIDRTAMMALHSVGASPDSVLAVCAGIAAPVDRNGEVLVTQHFWGLFDVGLKAALRDRRGWTVLLENDANLAALGDRWRGAAAGVDDVVVILASERLGSGVIDGGRLLHGRGGGAGELAFLDMVEGVGDTYGIAALARAWAADALAGKAKTSLREFAAEGVEAEQVFAAAADGDAVARAILDRLADRMARVIGALSTIINPELVVIGGAVAKSAGVLLGPIAERLKGYTVTPARVAVSPLGDSIVTVGAVRCALDYVEKNTLDLELAVPA, from the coding sequence ATGACTGAAATATCCGTGGCAACGCCCCAATTACTACGCCGAGTGAGTGCCGGAGCCGTCCTTGACTTCATGCGCGCTTCAGAAGCGGTGACAGTCACCGAGGTCATGGAGGCCACCGGACTCACGCGGGCCACGGCCATTGCGGTATGTGAGGACCTCATGCAGCGGGGCTGGATCCGCGAGCTGGAGAACCAGCGGGCATTTGGTGGCTATCAGAAGGGCAGGCCGGCACGGCGGTTCGAGCTCAACGAACGCGCCGGCTACGTGCTGGGCATGGACGTGGGTGTCTCCAAGGCCACCGTCGTGGTTTCCGATCTCCGGGGGAAGGCAATCGGCAGGACCAGCCAGCCGTTCGCGGAAGCCGAAATCCCTGCTGAGGAGCGAATTGCTGTGATTGACCGCACAGCCATGATGGCACTGCACAGCGTGGGCGCCTCGCCGGATTCCGTCCTGGCCGTCTGCGCCGGCATCGCGGCGCCAGTGGACCGTAACGGCGAGGTGCTGGTGACGCAGCACTTCTGGGGACTATTCGACGTCGGCCTGAAAGCTGCGCTGCGGGACCGGCGGGGCTGGACGGTACTGCTCGAGAACGACGCGAACCTGGCCGCCCTCGGCGACCGCTGGAGGGGTGCCGCTGCCGGCGTGGACGACGTCGTGGTCATCCTTGCCAGCGAGCGTCTCGGCTCGGGAGTGATCGACGGCGGGCGGCTGCTGCACGGCCGGGGCGGAGGCGCAGGCGAACTCGCCTTCCTCGACATGGTGGAAGGCGTGGGAGATACCTACGGCATCGCCGCATTGGCAAGGGCGTGGGCGGCCGACGCCCTTGCCGGCAAGGCCAAAACATCCCTCCGGGAGTTTGCCGCCGAAGGCGTCGAGGCGGAGCAGGTCTTCGCGGCTGCTGCCGACGGAGATGCCGTGGCGCGCGCGATCCTCGATCGGCTGGCCGACAGGATGGCCAGGGTCATCGGGGCCTTGTCCACCATCATCAACCCGGAACTTGTGGTCATCGGCGGCGCCGTGGCCAAGTCCGCCGGCGTGCTGCTTGGGCCGATCGCCGAACGCCTGAAGGGTTACACGGTCACTCCCGCGCGGGTGGCGGTTTCCCCCCTGGGCGATTCGATCGTGACGGTCGGCGCCGTACGGTGCGCCCTCGACTACGTGGAAAAGAACACCCTGGACCTGGAGCTCGCCGTTCCGGCGTAG
- a CDS encoding Na+/H+ antiporter, with the protein MDQLALIIGLLLATVVAVGLGDRLRLPYPVLMLLLAVGLTFIPGFPDLDIAPELILPIFLPPLLFATAQRSSWAVFRVRWRTLIMLAVALVVITTAVVAGAAWLMIPGIGIPAAIALGAMVAPPDPVAVESVAGRVHMPRRLITVLQSEGLFNDAAAIVIFQAAVAAAVGGTRIGPDVVLKFVIGAAVAVVAGIAMGWLTAIITRLVASMVARSAVTLVVPFAAYILAEEVHASGVIAVVVTALEMQRHSRPQDAAERVTRTAFWDVVELLVTALAFGLVGLEIRHVIRDEGSDIWGMLGVAAVVCVLVFAVRFLWLAVLAMGGRKRRNALQPTSAKEVLILTWCGMRGLATLALALALPLTLADGTPFPARDYLLVIACAVLLATLVLPGLTLPWLMRVLNASNDGTEERDAALVLAQRAQAAAVAALKEHDLMKDLPPEKVALVKEKMGRLHAELLDGSLRNESVADLRVRGRGLAIAVQTIALDAARQEVVLARNEPDMDPEVADRVLRQLDLRTMIMPE; encoded by the coding sequence ATGGATCAGTTGGCACTCATCATCGGACTTCTGCTGGCCACGGTTGTGGCTGTCGGGCTGGGGGACCGGCTGCGCCTGCCGTATCCGGTCCTGATGCTCCTCCTGGCAGTAGGTCTCACGTTCATTCCGGGATTCCCTGACCTGGACATCGCCCCCGAGCTGATCCTGCCCATCTTCCTGCCGCCGTTGCTGTTCGCTACTGCCCAGCGCAGCTCGTGGGCAGTCTTCCGGGTCCGCTGGCGGACGCTGATCATGCTGGCGGTCGCGCTGGTGGTCATCACCACGGCCGTTGTGGCGGGCGCTGCCTGGCTCATGATTCCGGGGATCGGCATTCCCGCTGCCATAGCACTGGGGGCCATGGTGGCACCGCCGGATCCGGTTGCCGTGGAATCCGTCGCGGGCCGGGTCCATATGCCCCGCCGGCTCATCACAGTGCTGCAAAGCGAGGGCCTGTTCAACGACGCCGCCGCCATCGTCATCTTCCAGGCGGCGGTGGCCGCCGCAGTGGGAGGCACCAGGATAGGGCCCGACGTCGTCCTCAAGTTTGTCATCGGCGCTGCGGTGGCCGTGGTGGCGGGCATAGCCATGGGCTGGCTGACTGCCATCATCACCCGGCTGGTTGCCTCGATGGTTGCCCGCAGTGCGGTGACGCTCGTGGTGCCGTTCGCCGCCTACATCCTGGCCGAGGAGGTGCACGCCTCCGGCGTGATCGCCGTGGTGGTTACGGCCCTGGAGATGCAGCGCCATTCCCGGCCGCAGGACGCAGCAGAACGGGTCACCCGGACTGCCTTCTGGGATGTGGTGGAACTGCTGGTCACGGCCCTGGCCTTCGGGCTGGTGGGCCTGGAAATCCGGCACGTCATCCGGGACGAAGGTTCGGACATCTGGGGCATGCTGGGCGTGGCGGCGGTGGTGTGCGTGCTGGTCTTCGCGGTGCGGTTCCTGTGGCTTGCAGTCCTGGCGATGGGCGGCCGGAAGCGCCGGAACGCCCTGCAGCCCACATCCGCCAAGGAAGTCCTGATCCTGACCTGGTGCGGCATGCGCGGGCTGGCCACCCTGGCTCTTGCCCTGGCGCTTCCGCTCACCCTTGCCGATGGAACTCCGTTCCCGGCCCGCGACTACCTGCTGGTGATCGCCTGCGCCGTGCTCCTGGCCACGCTGGTCCTGCCGGGGCTGACGCTGCCCTGGCTTATGCGTGTCCTGAATGCCTCCAACGACGGGACCGAAGAGCGCGACGCCGCCCTCGTCCTGGCCCAGCGGGCCCAGGCCGCCGCCGTGGCAGCGCTGAAGGAGCACGACCTGATGAAGGACCTGCCGCCGGAAAAGGTGGCACTGGTGAAGGAGAAGATGGGCCGCCTGCACGCAGAGCTCCTGGACGGCAGCCTCCGGAACGAGAGCGTGGCTGATCTCCGGGTCCGGGGCCGCGGCCTGGCCATCGCGGTCCAGACCATCGCCCTGGATGCAGCACGGCAGGAAGTGGTGCTGGCCCGCAATGAACCCGACATGGACCCCGAAGTGGCGGATCGGGTGTTGCGCCAGCTGGACCTGCGGACCATGATCATGCCGGAATAA
- a CDS encoding SDR family oxidoreductase, whose translation MTSIVIIGGHGKVALHLSALLTTEGHSVTSIIRNPDHAVDVAATGATPSVLDVENSTTAAIADALRGHNAVVWSAGAGGGSPERTYAVDRDAAIRSMDAAAEAGVGRYIMVSYLGAGPDHGVPAEHSFFAYADAKAAADEYLRGTELAWTILGPGALTDQPGTGLIEVDPGRDGSGATSRSNTASVAAAVLDLPETAGRTIEFRDGTLPIAAALEPRP comes from the coding sequence ATGACCAGCATCGTTATCATCGGCGGCCACGGCAAAGTGGCCCTCCACCTGTCCGCGCTTCTTACAACCGAAGGTCACAGCGTCACGTCGATCATCCGCAACCCGGACCATGCGGTGGACGTCGCTGCAACCGGAGCTACGCCGTCGGTCCTGGACGTTGAGAATTCGACGACGGCGGCAATCGCCGACGCTCTCAGGGGCCACAACGCCGTGGTCTGGTCGGCCGGGGCCGGGGGAGGAAGTCCGGAACGCACGTATGCGGTGGACCGGGACGCGGCCATCCGGTCGATGGACGCGGCGGCGGAGGCCGGCGTCGGGCGGTACATCATGGTGTCCTATCTGGGCGCGGGGCCGGACCACGGCGTCCCGGCGGAGCACAGCTTCTTTGCCTACGCGGACGCCAAAGCAGCGGCGGATGAGTACCTGCGCGGCACCGAACTGGCCTGGACCATCCTGGGTCCGGGGGCGCTGACGGACCAGCCGGGGACAGGGCTTATCGAAGTGGACCCCGGCCGGGACGGCAGCGGGGCAACCTCCCGCAGCAACACGGCCAGTGTGGCCGCCGCAGTGCTGGACCTGCCCGAAACGGCGGGGCGGACCATCGAATTCCGCGACGGCACACTCCCTATCGCGGCCGCTCTGGAGCCGCGGCCGTAG
- a CDS encoding dihydrofolate reductase family protein, with protein MGQLIYSGIVSLDGYVADRNGSFSWSEPDEEVHTFVNDLERDVGTYLYGRRIYQVMSAWETMDTPDQPDYIRDFARIWQGADKVVYSTTLTAVSTAKTRIERTFVPDAVRDLKNAAEGNISISGPTLAAAALQAGLVEECRVFLNPVAVGGGLRFLPDGLNLRLELLEERIFGNGVVYLRYLIRE; from the coding sequence ATGGGCCAGCTCATATACTCAGGCATCGTGTCCCTGGACGGTTACGTCGCGGACCGCAACGGCAGCTTCAGCTGGAGCGAGCCGGACGAGGAAGTGCACACCTTCGTCAATGATCTCGAACGCGACGTGGGCACCTACCTCTACGGCCGCCGCATCTACCAGGTTATGTCCGCGTGGGAAACCATGGATACCCCCGATCAGCCGGACTACATCCGGGACTTCGCGCGGATCTGGCAAGGGGCAGACAAGGTTGTCTACTCCACCACTCTCACCGCCGTATCCACGGCCAAGACCAGGATCGAGCGGACCTTTGTTCCCGACGCCGTCCGGGACCTGAAGAACGCCGCCGAAGGAAACATCAGCATCAGCGGCCCCACCCTGGCCGCTGCCGCGCTCCAGGCCGGACTGGTGGAGGAATGCCGGGTGTTCCTCAACCCGGTGGCAGTGGGAGGTGGCCTGCGCTTCCTGCCGGACGGCCTGAACCTGCGGCTGGAACTCCTCGAAGAGCGCATTTTTGGAAACGGCGTGGTCTACCTCCGCTACCTCATCCGGGAATGA
- the yidC gene encoding membrane protein insertase YidC, translating into MDFFGTIMGPFKWLVSAVMVGIHDVLSTTGMPAASGWTWTVSIIGLVLIIRAALIPVFLRQVSAQRRMRLLQPDLKKLQDKYKGKTDQLSRQAMAQEQMALYKEHRTNPLSACLPMLIQVPFFFALFQVLSGIPAAAREARGIGAMTHEQAVQFDDSSIFGAPLSASVLHGGGGDQVAVLVLTIVMILAMTASQFITQRRIVARTVPDEAADNPLARQQRVILYILPLVFGVGGVLFPIGVLIYWTTTNLWTMAQQFTIK; encoded by the coding sequence ATGGACTTCTTCGGAACAATCATGGGTCCGTTCAAGTGGCTTGTGTCCGCCGTCATGGTCGGAATCCACGACGTCCTGAGCACCACGGGCATGCCTGCGGCGAGCGGCTGGACGTGGACTGTGTCCATCATCGGGCTCGTGCTGATCATCCGCGCCGCGCTGATTCCGGTGTTCCTGCGGCAGGTCAGCGCCCAGCGCCGGATGCGGCTCCTGCAGCCGGACCTGAAGAAGCTGCAGGACAAGTACAAGGGCAAGACCGATCAGCTGTCCCGGCAGGCCATGGCCCAGGAACAGATGGCCCTCTACAAGGAACACCGGACCAACCCGCTGTCCGCCTGCCTGCCGATGCTCATCCAGGTGCCGTTCTTCTTCGCGCTCTTCCAGGTCCTCTCCGGCATCCCGGCCGCAGCCAGGGAAGCCCGCGGCATCGGAGCGATGACCCACGAACAGGCGGTGCAGTTCGACGACTCAAGCATTTTCGGCGCCCCGCTGTCAGCGTCAGTACTGCACGGCGGTGGCGGCGACCAAGTGGCGGTCCTGGTACTGACTATCGTGATGATCCTGGCCATGACGGCCTCGCAGTTCATCACGCAACGACGCATCGTTGCCAGGACCGTGCCGGACGAGGCCGCAGACAATCCCCTCGCGCGCCAGCAGAGGGTGATCCTGTACATCCTGCCGCTCGTCTTCGGCGTGGGCGGAGTCCTCTTCCCGATCGGCGTCCTGATCTACTGGACCACCACCAACCTCTGGACCATGGCGCAACAGTTCACCATCAAATGA